The window AAGTAGTGAATGCGCAAGGCTTCGCGGTAGGGATGCTGCGGGCCGATGGGCTGGCCGTCGCTGTCCAGCACCTTGCCGCGCGCCATGCGGTCCAGCCAGGTATCCCGGCTGATCGCCGGAAAGCGTGCGCACAGGCAATCCAGCACGGTCGCCCAAGGGCCGGCGGGCAGGTGCAGGGTGCTGGCGCGTTGCTGGGCGGCGGAGAAGCGGGAGCTGGACATCGGATGCGGCGACCGGGGTTCGACAAGCCGTGCATTAGGCCGTAGCCGTGCGCCGGTCGTCAAAGCGGCGCGACTTCCGGCGTCAGGCCGCGACGGGGTTGATCTCCACCGTGACATGCACCAGCTCCTCGTGCACCTGCAGGCGCCGGCGCACCAGTTCGGGAGTCAGGTCGCCGGCGGTGGCCAGGCTGAGGATGCAGGCGTAGCGCGACTTGCCCACGCGCCACAGGTGCAGGTCGGTGATGCGCGCCGGCTGCGGCAGTTCGGCGACCACCTCGCGGATTTCCTCCACCACCGGATCGTTCATTTCCGCATCCAGCAGCACGCGGCTGCTCTGCTTGAGCAGGCCGACCGACCAGATCGCTACCAGCGCGGCGCCGACGATACCCATCAGCGGGTCGAGCCAGGCCGCGCCCCAGAACATGCCGCCGATCAGCGCGACGATGGCGGCTACCGAGGTGGCGGCGTCGGCGATCACGTGCAGGTAGGCAGCACGCAGGTTGAGGTCATGGTCATGATCGTGATGATGGTCATGATCGTGGTGATGGTGGTCGTGACCATGGTGATGATGGTGGTGCTCACCGCGCAGCAGCCAGGCGCAGACCAGGTTCACCAGCAGGCCGAGCGCGGCGATTGCGATGGCCTGTTCGTAGTGGATCGGCGTGGGGGCGAGCAGGCGCGCCACCGATTCGAACAGCATCAGCCCGGCCACGCCCAGCAGCAGGATGGCGCTGGTGTAGCTGGCCAGCACCTCGATCTTGAAGGTGCCGAAGGCGAAGCGCGCATCGCCCTTGAAACGCCGCGCCGCCACATAGGCGAAGAAGGCCAGGCCCAGCGCCAGGGCGTGGGAGCTCATGTGCCAGCCGTCGGCGAGCAGCGCCATGGAGTTGAAGATCCAGCCGCCGGCGATCTCCACTACCATCATCACGACGGTCAGCAGCGCGGCCCGCAGGGTGTTGCGTTCGGCCAGGGGATTGCCTTCGTGGAACTGGTGATCGTGCCGGCCGTCTTGCGGCTGCGCCATGTGCTGCATGATGATGGTCCGTAATAGAAGCCTGGATACTATACCCCAGTATACTTTGGAGTGTTGACGTGGGACATACCATCAAGGACCAGAAGAAGCTGCTGACCCGGGTGCGCCGCATCAAGGGGCAGAGCGAGGCGCTGGAGCGGGCGCTGGAAGCGGGTAGCGAATGTGCGGCGATCCTGCAGCAGATCGCCGCCATCCGCGGTGCGGTGAACGGCCTGATGGCCGAGGTGCTGGAAGGTCACCTGCGCGAGCACCTGGGCGCCGAGGAGCGCACCGCAGCCGAGCGCCAGGAAGACCTGGAGCAGGTGATGGGCGTGCTGCGCTCCTATCTGAAGTGACTCAGCCGGACAGCCGCACCGCCAGTTCGTCGACTTCCTCGGCCCAGTCCGAGTCATCCTCCAGGGCTTCGCGCAGGAACTCCGCCTGGGCGGGACTCCAGAACGGCGCATCCGGCAGTGCCTGGCCCGCGGCCAGGCGGTGGCTGCCGAG of the Pseudomonas sp. PSE14 genome contains:
- the dmeF gene encoding CDF family Co(II)/Ni(II) efflux transporter DmeF — protein: MQHMAQPQDGRHDHQFHEGNPLAERNTLRAALLTVVMMVVEIAGGWIFNSMALLADGWHMSSHALALGLAFFAYVAARRFKGDARFAFGTFKIEVLASYTSAILLLGVAGLMLFESVARLLAPTPIHYEQAIAIAALGLLVNLVCAWLLRGEHHHHHHGHDHHHHDHDHHHDHDHDLNLRAAYLHVIADAATSVAAIVALIGGMFWGAAWLDPLMGIVGAALVAIWSVGLLKQSSRVLLDAEMNDPVVEEIREVVAELPQPARITDLHLWRVGKSRYACILSLATAGDLTPELVRRRLQVHEELVHVTVEINPVAA
- a CDS encoding metal/formaldehyde-sensitive transcriptional repressor, translating into MGHTIKDQKKLLTRVRRIKGQSEALERALEAGSECAAILQQIAAIRGAVNGLMAEVLEGHLREHLGAEERTAAERQEDLEQVMGVLRSYLK
- a CDS encoding DUF2789 domain-containing protein; translated protein: MDTSPHTLGALFKQLGLPNGRQDIDAFLGSHRLAAGQALPDAPFWSPAQAEFLREALEDDSDWAEEVDELAVRLSG